One Hermetia illucens chromosome 4, iHerIll2.2.curated.20191125, whole genome shotgun sequence DNA segment encodes these proteins:
- the LOC119655339 gene encoding uncharacterized protein LOC119655339 encodes MHIRLQILVVVTLALTIFTGSTYGGCSCGASSTTGVCGCQERIPRPYPRAKPVDPKLLPIGDTCSCGHTIVQPAIPPKPLCSSISLEPPQQLGCQEKTMRAPESYQGPHVNPNLVYGSKHKPEYKPLPADAVSLSLAYQLARSLRRPVPEDKLQYGFRVQPLNGVVKKIKANVPEERLLGLNRAIVELKAAAISEHHEDDDDDIEAAQQEARSPGYLTYGDIGYCPEKYPSKTFNIRVPSLPLDSLCADLPAKPDPLCGYRPGKITINEPEHDRYGHGIEDCLEGNP; translated from the exons ATGCACATTAGACTACAGATTTTAGTGGTAGTCACGTTAGCGCTTACAATTTTCACTGGCTCG ACATACGGAGGATGCTCTTGTGGTGCCTCGTCAACGACGGGTGTCTGCGGCTGCCAGGAAAGGATACCTCGCCCATATCCGCGAGCTAAACCTGTAGACCCGAAGCTCTTGCCAATTGGAGATACCTGCTCTTGCGGTCATACCATTGTGCAGCCCGCCATCCCACCGAAGCCACTATGTAGT AGCATTAGCCTAGAGCCACCGCAACAACTGGGCTGCCAGGAGAAAACTATGCGTGCCCCCGAATCTTATCAAGGCCCACACGTGAACCCAAACTTGGTGTATGGAAGCAAGCACAAGCC AGAATACAAGCCTCTTCCTGCTGACGCAGTAAGTTTGAGCTTGGCGTATCAACTGGCACGAAGCTTGAGGCGTCCTGTTCCCGAAGACAAACTTCAATACGGATTTCGCGTCCAACCATTGAATGGGGTTGTCAAGAAAATTAAGGCCAACGTTCCAGAAGAACGCCTGCTGGGCTTGAATCGGGCAATCGTTGAGCTTAAAGCCGCTGCCATTTCAGAACATCACGAAGACGACGACGATGATATTGAAGCCGCACAGCAGGAGGCACGTTCGCCAGGATACCTCACCTATGGAGATATTGGGTACTGTCCGGAGAAGTATCCCAGCAAGACATTCAATATCAGGGTTCCATCACTGCCACTGGATTCACTTTGTGCTGATCTCCCAGCCAAGCCGGATCCGCTTTGTGGTTACAGACCCGGGAAGATCACTATTAACGAACCCGAACATGATCGTTATGGCCACGGTATTGAAGATTGTTTGGAGGGAAACCCATGA